The Crateriforma spongiae DNA window GTCCTTGGGCGGCCGGCAAAAGATAGATGGCCGATTCGCACGTGTGCCGAAACCCCTCACGCTGGCTGATCGGTCGTAATGTGGTCCAGCCGATCACCGTCGCGTCATCGTCGACCGCGACATACCAACCGCCCGGTGGCTTTGGCGGGATCCAACGCCGAACCACGCTTTCGGTCCAGCGGATCGTGTCAAACGTTGATCCGCCGGCCGAAACATAGTGGTTATAGATCTCTGCGATTTCGCTGGCGTCATCGACACAGGCCGGGCGAATCTTCATGGGCCATGTCGCCGATCAGTGAACGCGTTGCCCTGGCAGAGCGCCGTCGTCGACTCCTAGGACGAAGACG harbors:
- a CDS encoding GNAT family N-acetyltransferase, producing MKIRPACVDDASEIAEIYNHYVSAGGSTFDTIRWTESVVRRWIPPKPPGGWYVAVDDDATVIGWTTLRPISQREGFRHTCESAIYLLPAAQGRGIADPLQNAIFDHCRRHGVHHVMARIIADNQRSVAFHQRHGFETVGIQKEVGYLNKRWVDLVVMQLLVDIPIDD